A single region of the Epinephelus moara isolate mb chromosome 12, YSFRI_EMoa_1.0, whole genome shotgun sequence genome encodes:
- the LOC126398956 gene encoding adenylate cyclase type 3-like, which translates to MSLNRVHATNPEQSAEYSVEYSVQVPSDPGHGAARTREVTVLQPGCCSCLPRAVRLTFAPESLERIYQTYFRRQRQENLPVLVIFAALFNSFIIIMCAVVYTEDKLAMVVVAAVALAADIVLYVLCWKQKLPASPVSRGAVPYILWLMVTVHVLCYMGLNYERFPQASDSVGWQAFFSFSSFLTLPLNLVPLLLLTALSCGIHTLVLGVTVAQRFEDNLQGPMLVRQLLANVMLYLCAATLGVLSYYMADRKYRTAFLEARQSLEVKFTLEEQSTQQEELLLSILPKHIADEMLQGMKNQADQNEVQQQQFNTMYMYRHENVSILFADIVGFTQLSSACSAQELVKLLNELFARFDKLAEQHHQLRIKILGDCYYCICGLPDFRDDHAACSIMMGLAMVDAISYVREKTRTEVDMRVGVHSGTVLGGVLGQKRWQFDVWSTDVTVANKMESGGIPGRVHISQTTKDSLHGEFELEPGNGGERCEYLLEKGIDTYLVLVSKQMVNGLSGNKPGMLSNRNSNQLINTTATNGNAASPQSTPTESKHESQRNKMVEEHVINRRLQQELLDRESQKIMKDHEINPVSLRFLDGKLEEHYSSEKEKRSGVAFCCCIIVLFFITAMEVFIDPLLIVNYVTLAIGEVLLLILTLCSLAAIFPRMFSKRLVSFSVWIDRTRWARNTWAMAAIFVLTMAVIADMLSCVPPSLRVFNSTHGPVLESFGDGGCSENPKYYSFMAVMSLIATAMLVQVSHLIKLGLMVLVVTATGAVNIYSWRDIYDLYDYIQFASYRTSIVPSKYLMTMMIIVMMIGFYFFARHLERQSRKLFLWKIGVHDQKERVFEMRRWNEALVTNMLPEHVAKHFLGAKKRDEELYSQSYNEIGVMFASIPNFSDFYTEESINNGGIECLRILNEIISDFDSLLDRDEFRCITKIKTIGSTYMAASGLTPESNTNGYTNRKPDDQSLIEHWQHLADLADFALAMKVTLNNLNKQSFNNFMLRIGLNKGGVLAGVIGARKPHYDIWGNTVNVASRMESTGVMGNIQVVEDCYDILKEYGFRFIRRGPIFVKGKGELLTFFMKGKDKPSDNGGPVTTALPHQTGDLS; encoded by the exons CAGAGACAAGAGAACCTGCCGGTGCTGGTGATCTTCGCTGCCCTCTTCAAcagcttcatcatcatcatgtgcGCGGTGGTGTACACCGAGGACAAACTGGccatggtggtggtggcggctGTGGCGCTGGCTGCGGATATTGTGCTCTACGTGCTGTGCTGGAAACAGAAGCTCCCCGCGTCACCTGTGTCACGCGGGGCAGTGCCGTACATACTGTGGCTGATGGTCACCGTGCATGTGTTGTGTTATATGGGGCTCAACTATGAGCGTTTCCCCCAGGCCAGTGACTCTGTGGGCTGGCAGGCGTTCTTCAGTTTCTCCAGTTTTCTGACTCTGCCGCTGAACCTggtgcctctgctgctgctcacagcGCTCTCCTGTGGGATACACACCCTGGTGCTGGGGGTGACCGTGGCTCAGAGGTTTGAGGATAACCTGCAGGGGCCCATGCTGGTGAGACAG cTCCTGGCCAACGTGATGTTGTACCTGTGCGCCGCCACACTAGGTGTGCTGTCGTACTACATGGCGGACAGGAAGTACCGGACAGCTTTTTTGGAGGCCCGTCAGTCACTAGAGGTCAAATTCACACTGGAGGAGCAGAGCACCCAGCAG GAGGAACTATTACTGTCCATCCTGCCCAAGCACATTGCTGATGAGATGCTGCAGGGCATGAAGAACCAGGCTGATCAGAACGaggtccagcagcagcagtttaacACCATGTACATGTACCGCCATGAAAACGTCAG TATCCTGTTTGCTGATATAGTGGGCTTCACCCAGCTGTCCTCAGCCTGTAGCGCCCAGGAGCTTGTGAAGCTGCTTAATGAGCTGTTCGCCCGCTTCGACAAACTGGCAGAA CAACATCACCAGCTGAGGATTAAGATCCTTGGAGACTGTTACTATTGCATCTGTGGTCTTCCTGACTTCAGAGATGACCACGCCGCCTGCTCCATAATGATGGGCCTAGCGATGGTAGACGCCATCTC GTACGTGCGAGAGAAGACTCGAACTGAAGTGGACATGCGCGTGGGCGTTCACTCAGGCACTGTGCTGGGAGGAGTGCTCGGGCAGAAGAGGTGGCAGTTTGACGTTTGGTCCACAGATGTCACTGTAGCCAATAAGATGGAGTCTGGGGGGATTCCTGG GAGAGTTCATATTTCCCAGACCACCAAGGACAGTCTGCACGGAGAATTTGAACTGGAGCCGGGGAATGGCGGAGAGAGGTGCGAGTACCTGCTGGAGAAAGGCATTGACACTTACCTGGTTCTGGTGTCTAAACAGATGGTGAACGGGCTCAGTGGAAAT AAACCAGGCATGTTGTCCAACAGAAATTCAAACCAGTTGATCAACACTACAGCAACCAATGGGAACGCAGCCTCACCCCAGTCCACGCCCACTGAGTCTAAACATGAG TCTCAGAGGAATAAGATGGTGGAGGAACATGTGATCAACAGACGACTgcagcaggagctgctggacaGAGAGAGTcagaaaat AATGAAGGACCATGAGATCAACCCCGTGTCGCTGCGTTTCCTGGATGGGAAGTTGGAGGAGCACTACTCCTCAGAGAAGGAGAAGCGAAGCGGAGTGGccttctgctgctgcatcatAGTGCTCTTCTTCATTACAGCCATGGAGGTGTTCATAGACCCACT GTTGATTGTGAACTATGTGACTCTGGCAATAGGAGAGGTATTGTTGCTTATACTCACACTGTGCTCCCTGGCTGCCATCTTCCCCAGG ATGTTCTCCAAGAGGTTGGTGTCGTTCTCAGTGTGGATCGATCGCACCCGGTGGGCCAGAAACACCTGGGCCATGGCGGCCATATTTGTTCTTACAATGGCTGTGATCGCTGACATG CTGAGCTGCGTTCCTCCGTCCCTGCGAGTCTTCAACAGCACCCACGGCCCCGTGCTGGAGTCATTTGGTGATGGCGGTTGTTCAGAGAACCCAAAGTACTACAGCTTCATGGCTGTGATGTCACTCATCGCCACCGCCATGTTGGTGCAGGTCAGCCACCTGATTAAGCTGGGACTCATGGTGCTGGTCGTCACAGCAACCGGAGCGGTTAACATCTACAGCTGGCGGGACATTTATGACCTGTATGACTACATACAGTTTGCCTCATACAG AACATCCATAGTACCGTCCAAGTACCTCATGACCATGATGATCATTGTCATGATGATTGGCTTCTACTTCTTTGCCCGCCAT TTGGAGCGTCAATCCAGGAAGCTGTTCCTGTGGAAGATCGGCGTGCATGACCAGAAGGAGAGGGTGTTTGAGATGAGACGCTGGAACGAAGCACTGGTCACCAACATGCTGCCGGAGCATGTGGCCAAACACTTCCTGGGCGCTAAGAAAAGAGATGAG GAGCTGTACAGCCAGTCTTACAATGAAATAGGTGTGATGTTTGCCTCCATCCCCAACTTCTCTGACTTCTACACTGAGGAGAGCATCAACAACGGAGGCATCGAGTGTCTCCGGATCCTCAACGAGATCATCTCAGACTTTGACAGT TTACTAGACAGGGATGAGTTCCGCTGCATCACTAAGATCAAGACAATAGGAAGCACCTACATGGCTGCATCGGGACTCACCCCAGAGAGCAACACCAACGGATACACCAACCGCAAG CCAGACGACCAATCACTGATTGAGCACTGGCAGCACCTCGCTGACCTGGCAGACTTTGCCTTGGCTATGAAAGTCACCCTCAACAACCTCAACAAACAGTCCTTCAACAACTTCATGCTCCGAATCG GTTTGAATAAAGGGGGAGTTTTGGCCGGAGTTATCGGGGCTCGTAAACCTCACTATGACATCTGGGGGAACACGGTTAATGTAGCCAGCAGGATGGAGTCCACCGGAGTCATGGGAAACATCCAG GTGGTGGAGGACTGCTATGACATCCTGAAGGAGTATGGCTTCCGCTTTATCCGAAGAGGGCCCATATTTGTCAAAGGGAAAGGGGAGCTGCTCACCTTCTTCATGAAAGGAAAAGACAAACCCAGTGACAATGGCGGCCCAGTGACCACTGCCCTTCCACATCAAACTGGGGACCTTTCTTGA